In the genome of Pongo pygmaeus isolate AG05252 chromosome 9, NHGRI_mPonPyg2-v2.0_pri, whole genome shotgun sequence, one region contains:
- the TMEM262 gene encoding cation channel sperm-associated auxiliary subunit TMEM262 isoform X1 translates to MRLRDRIATFFFPKGMMLTTAALMLFFLHLGIFINDLHNFCVTYHYDHMSFRYTVVLMFSQVISICWAAMGSLYAEMTENKYIRCSALTILMLNGAMFFNRLSLEFLAIEYREEFH, encoded by the exons ATGCGGCTGCGAGACCGCATCGCCACGTTCTTCTTCCCAAAAGGCATGATGCTCACCACGGCTGCACTGATGCTCTTCTTCTTACACCTGGGAATCTTCATCAACGACTTGCACAACTTCTGCGTCACCTACCACTATGACCACATGAGCTTTCGCTACACGGTCGTCCTGATG TTCTCCCAGGTGATCAGCATCTGCTGGGCCGCCATGGGGTCACTCTACGCTGAGATGACAGAAAACAAGTACATCCGTTGCTCTGCCCTGACCATCCTGA TGCTCAACGGAGCCATGTTCTTCAACCGCCTGTCCTTGGAGTTTCTGGCCATCGAGTACCGGGAGGAGTTCCACTGA
- the ZFPL1 gene encoding zinc finger protein-like 1 — MGLCKCPKRKVTNLFCFEHRVNVCEHCLVANHAKCIVQSYLQWLQDSDYNPNCRLCNIPLASRETTRLVCYDLFHWACLNERAAQLPRNTAPAGYQCPSCNGPIFPPTNLAGPVASALREKLATVNWARAGLGLPLIDEVVSPEPEPLNTSDFSDWSSFNASSTPGPEEVDSASAAPAFYSQAPRPPTSPGRPEQHTVIHMGNPEPLTHAPRKVYDTRDDDRTPGLHGDCDDDKYRRRPALGWLAQLLRSRPGSRKRPLTLLQRAGLLLLLGLLGFLALLALMSRLGRAAADSDPNLDPLMNPHIRVGPS; from the exons ATGGGGCTTTGTAAGTGCCCCAAGAGAAAGGTGACCAACCTGTTCTGCTTCGAACATCGGGTCAACGTCTGCGAGCACTGCCTGGTAGCCAATCACGCCAAG TGCATCGTCCAGTCCTACCTGCAATGGCTCCAAGATAGCGACTACAACCCCAATTGCCGCCTGTGCAACATACCCCTGGCCAGCCGAGAGACGACCCGCCTTGTCTGCTATG ATCTCTTTCACTGGGCCTGCCTCAATGAACGTGCTGCCCAGCTACCCCGAAACACGGCACCTGCCGGCTACCAGTGCCCCAGCTGTAATGGCCCCATCTTCCCCCCAACCAACCTGGCTGGCCCCGTGGCCTCTGCACTGAGAGAGAAGCTGGCCACAGTCAACTGGGCCCGGGCAGGACTGGGCCTCCCTCTG ATCGATGAGGTGGTGAGCCCAGAGCCCGAGCCCCTCAACACGTCTGACTTCTCTGACTGGTCTAGCTTTAATG CCAGCAGTACCCCTGGACCAGAGGAGGTAGACAGTGCCTCTGCTGCCCCAGCCTTCTACAGCCAGGCCCCCCGGCCCCCGACTTCCCCAGGCCGGCCTGAGCAGCACACAGTGATCCACATGGGCAATCCTGAGCCCTTGACTCACG CCCCTAGGAAGGTGTATGATACGCGGGACGATGACCGGACACCAGGCCTCCATGGAGACTGTGACGATGACAAGTACCGACGTCGGCCTGCCTTGGGTTGGCTGGCCCAGCTGCTAAG GAGCCGGCCTGGGTCTCGGAAGCGGCCGCTGACCCTGCTCCAGCGGGCGGGGCTGCTGCTACTCTTGGGACTGCTGGGCTTCCTGGCCCTCCTTGCCCTCATGTCTCGCCTAGGCCGGGCCGCAGCTGACAGCGATCCCAACCTGGACCCACTCATGAACCCTCACATCCGCGTGGGCCCCTCCTGA
- the TMEM262 gene encoding cation channel sperm-associated auxiliary subunit TMEM262 isoform X2, whose protein sequence is MRLRDRIATFFFPKGMMLTTAALMLFFLHLGIFINDLHNFCVTYHYDHMSFRYTVVLMFSQVISICWAAMGSLYAEMTENNAQRSHVLQPPVLGVSGHRVPGGVPLRPGESEQG, encoded by the exons ATGCGGCTGCGAGACCGCATCGCCACGTTCTTCTTCCCAAAAGGCATGATGCTCACCACGGCTGCACTGATGCTCTTCTTCTTACACCTGGGAATCTTCATCAACGACTTGCACAACTTCTGCGTCACCTACCACTATGACCACATGAGCTTTCGCTACACGGTCGTCCTGATG TTCTCCCAGGTGATCAGCATCTGCTGGGCCGCCATGGGGTCACTCTACGCTGAGATGACAGAAAACAA TGCTCAACGGAGCCATGTTCTTCAACCGCCTGTCCTTGGAGTTTCTGGCCATCGAGTACCGGGAGGAGTTCCACTGAGGCCTGGGGAGTCAGAACAGGGCTga